The genomic window AATTGATTGGACTGCAAAGCCTTGAGGACAGATGAATCTACTTTTCGATTCTCTTCGTgtataatcttttaaatttcaatataaattgtTGTGAGTTACAGAGTTTAATTATATATCAAACAAAGCACCATGATTTAAGGCAGATTCGTTTATTTGTAGATCAACGGTATAGAACTAACTATGCCCTCAATGAACCAATGGTGAGATGCATTCAATTCTGCAACAATTATCCTAGCCTCGACTTTAGACtaagtttatataattttaggcAACAATTGTTTATAATCtgtaactaataattaaaaattatctaatatagtctgtaagaattatttgtagactgaataaacgaaataaataaataaaataatttgaccgaaattttaatttttttgaaaaaatgtctgcgaaaattccaatttttacgttttttctttccttcgttcaagcacgagtttatggtcttaactaaaacacttagttttgttttttcatttttgatgatcctgtcaggagttatgctgacaacgcggacacacctttttttcgaggggtcaccggaaatgacgtcacaatggaggagttttttttttttttttttttgaaatttcagaaattattctttaaacatgtatctataagacagaaagaagtatgaattaaataaataattttttacatagaaaaaaaaaatattgaaaataggcctttttttacccgacgaaacccatgtaaccccttaatgaaaACCTAAATTTATGatttatatttaatacaaatataaaaatacgctAACAATGGATTTACAATAAATACACTTAACTTATCTCACTTTAACTATCTCACTTAACTATCTTCACTAACATaaacaatactttattaacgCCATCCTCGGTGGTCGTAGTTACTTTCGCCCCTTTGCGCTGTTTGCGCTTTGATTCTTCTTCTGCGCTATGCCACTGTTGGCCCGTTTGACCGCCGCATGACGGCAACGTAGCATATCACTCTTGAGCGCATAGGAGCGCTGGCATACAGTGCAGGTATGCGGCTTTAGCTGCAGATGGAAACCGCGCACATGCTGTGTTAACCCATTGCGACGCTTGAAGGCACGCGCACACAAGCGGCACTGGTGGCGCCTTTGATCGGTGTGTGTGATGCTGTGCTGGTTGAGACTGTTCGCTGAGGCGAACACTTTGGCGCATATTGGACAGATATACTCACGCGGTGACGATGTTTGCTGTTTGCACTTTGCGGGCAGCGGTGGGGGCACAGTGCGAGAAGTTCGACCTGTGTTGCTTATGTTGGGCGGCAAGGTGCGCGCTCTCCTTCCACGTTGTTTCCTGTTTGCAGGACTTTGATGAATTGGACCTGCTTGTTTTTTGCGTTGCCTGGCTAATTTGCATCTGACTTCGTGCCGTCGATAGAGGCGCCAGTGATTAAATGTGCTGCGCCGACAGCAACGGCATTTAAATGTGCGCATTTGCAATTTGAACCAGCACAACGGCAGCGCTTGGCAAATATAGCGCATGTGATTGTGTAGGGCGATTTTGTGTCGAAAGAATTTCTCACAGCCACAGCAAGTGGCGGCAAAATGTTTGGGCGCGAGTTTGGGCGGCCAATGTTTGCGTGCGTGTCTGTGCCGCAGTAAGTGGTAAATGCTCTTGAATTGTGCCAGGCAAATGCGACAGCGAAagcaaaatttcactttcttcgCTGTTTGCTTTTTTGTGGGCACAATAGAGTTGATGGGTGAGGATGCGGCATTGGCCTTGGTAGCGGCCCTGTAGTGCTTCCCATGTACTTGCACCGACAGACATTTATATTTACGCTGCAGCATCATGTAGCGCCGACGCAAATGTCGATACTCAGCAACTATAGAGTCCGGCGCAGCTGCGGCGCTtactttgcgttcgagcgcacTAAGGCGTGCTATTACGctgctatttatttttatgctatGCTTGCGACGCTTTTGTGGCGGCGGTGGTGTCGCAGGCGCAGGAGTTTTCAACTGATTTTCCGTTCGATGTACATTAGTGGCGCTAAAGTTGCCGGACTTTGTTGGATCATTGCTGTTGGTAGGTATTTTGCCATAATCGGACGAAACGTTATCAATGCTGTTGTACGGTTCATGCTGTCGCAGAAATGTGCGCTTCATTTCCAGAATTCTTACTACGTTCGGTGCGCCAATGGAAGACGCATCTTTTCCGGCGAAATTTGGCGTTATGAATGTATTCTTTGTTGGGTTTGGATTGGCAAATCCCAACAGCTGTCCAAACACATTAGGCTGTTGATAGGTAAGACAATCTTCTGCCTTTTGTGTTCTATCTGCCTGCACAGTCGGTAAACTAAATTCCTTTTCCAATTTGCAATTATAGTTGAGCGCCTCACTACTGACATCATTACCCGCACCGTAAGGCTTCCAAAGATACTCAGCTGGCACACTAACCATCGGTAATTGctctggttgttgttgctgataatGATTTTGCGTCACCATGTTTTGTTGCTGCTGATTATATGGGTCATGCATCTGCtgcatttgctgctgctgctgttgcgcaTGCTCACCCTGCAGCTTCTGCTGCTCTGGATGTAACTGCGATTCTTGATCCACTTGTGTTTGTGACTGATGCGCTACGTTATAGTGTTGATTTAGCGACTCGACACTGAAGAACTTCAAATGACAACAATGGCATGTATGCAGTTGAAAGACAGATGAAGATTTAACAATGCTTTCATTCAGCACAACAATATTTGGTTTGGCATGCGTTTTATTTGCAACTGAGGATGATGATGAAATACTTGCTACCGCTGAGGCAGCGGCATTGTCGGTAGTTGGTGCTGAAATGTCATTTACTGCAGTCACCACCAGTTTTTCGTTACGAACTGTATCAGTGGCCGCACCATTGGGCAAAGTTACTGATGCCTCTGCGAGTTCGCTTACTGAAGTGACTATTGGTCTCGTTGAACGTGTCTCGGTCGCAGGTGATATTGAAGTTGTTGATTCGGTGCCGGACAGTTTATCGGTGTCTGCATTAGTGGTTTCTAACCTGCTGGTAGGCGGATAGTTTTCTtctaaaagaaaacattttattacaaCTATCATTACAATATTCAATAATATCCACTTACTATACATGTCCGTGGTATCATCATTTTCACCTTGCTGATGATCATCTCCTACATAGCCCGCTTGTTCATCATCTTCAGGTTCCACATTTGCCATATATTCGACGCTCTCTCCATAATCGCCACCTTCGGTCTTCTCtgtcttataaatatttttcaattgccattCCTCTTTCAAATCCTCCGCCGTATACGCATAATTGTGTTCTTCGCTGAGCAAGTGCGTCTGCAATAACTCATGCGCACTAGGTAAAGGTCGTTTATCTGACTGTTGCCGTCGTTTTGTGTGCTCCCGATCTTGGTCCTGCTGCGCATGTGAGCCATTTTCACAATTCGTGTTCGCATCATCATCTGGTATGTTTATGAATGGATCGTCTAAATTAATGATCTCCATTATAtcacaattatttataatatcttGAGCATTCAACATTGGAAAATCACAGAAATCATATTTATGTTCAACATTAGATTCAGTTTCCTGCTCCTGATCGCAAGCTTCATCCACGCCCATTTCCAAGTCGTCGGACAAAAAACTCTCAAGTCCCTCCGCAACTTCTTGCTTCACACGCACTACGGGCTCTTGCTTCACCTTAAGCTGTCGCTCCACGGCACGTGCGCTATTGTTCGCCTTTTCTGTACGGTATTTTCGCTGCAACTCACTCTGCGTTTCGAGCACTTTGTCCACAAAGCGTGAAAAACTTTCTAGACGTTTAAGGCACACGCGACACATTTCCTTTGGCAAATGATCATCCTTTTGTATATTGAGTGTGGGAAAGCATTTTTGTATCATAccataaatttcgaaattcgTTGAAAAAGACACCACAGATAAGCAAGCGCTGCCACACAAACGGCACTTAATTTTCGGTGCACTCGGCGAATTTGGCAAATGTGCGCTCCGCAATCGCTTGAAGgatcaaatgaaaataaaactttttgttctttacatattaatatatttacatacgcgTTCATCCTCTTCTTCGAAATCTTCGCAACCCTCCTCCAATGTCTCTGTACTGGGTTTGGCACATGCTGTGGGCACTTTTTCCTTAGTTTGCTGCAAACAGCTTTCCTTGGAAATTTCTTCATTATGTTGAGTGGGAATGTTGGCATTTTCTGTGCCTTGCAAATGCTTTGACACAGGTACACAAGGCACGGCCGTCTTTTTTAATATCCTACGGTCGGCCGAACAATTGAAGTCCTCATCACGAAAATGGCGGCTACAAATAGCACTCCATTTCGATGGTTGCCAGTCGGGACCGCGTTGGGAGAAATCAAGCCATTTCTGCATCAGCTCCTGTCGCTTGAAGggaaatctataaaaatattttcctttcagAAATGTCGCCACAAGCACAAAAGCATAATAATGACCATCAGTTTGGAATACTAACTTGTGGAAGGAAATATTATCTGCATGTCCATATTTATCGCCGCAATTTTGTACAGCACAAAATGCAGGCATTTCTgtcgttattatttatttatgcgtgAATTtgcacatacaaatttttgcaagacgctttacttttttgctacagcAGAAATTCGCAAACTTTTATCAAAGAAtctaaaaatcaaaacaaactaATGTTGGAGATGCCAGATCAAATTAATGGACatgtttatttttggtttttccaggCAAGACGTATTTATGcaactttatatgtatatatagaacTGGAATATGGCAACAACTTTTCTGTGACGTATTTATATATGAGGTATGTGGAAaaagtaaggttaggttaggttactgTTAAGGGGAAGATATTTGGAAAACAACTAGAGATAATAGAGAAACAATAAAGGTACAAGCTTTGTGTAACCAAAGTCTACAACTGCATCAGCTCCCAGctaattctgtcaaattcagTAAGAGCCTAATAACGTTACCATTATATGCGCTCTCTTTATTTTCTCTACTGTGGACATTGAATATTTACTACTATTTGAGCGATAAATAAAATCGGTTACTTGAGCTGTTACTCAGCTATTTTTCCCTTTTGCAAAATCGTATAAGTAAAATTTATGGACAAGTTCCCCGCGCGGCAGCACAGAGGGCtgtgagcctgagtgtgttcccacggcagtcgattctacgttGCCGGAGCGACTAGGATTTATATCTGGACAagcactgtcacttcagcagcattctccatatatgtatgggaaaCGTTTaaattgctacaacaacaataacagcctgagtgtgtctcacagtggacaaccgcttcaacctaacctaacctacaacTTATTTTTCGCAAAACacaacaatttattttaaatgttaaataccACTTGGTCCCtcattttcgtaatatttttaaatttatttccctAAGTGTTTGCAAATTTGAGGAAACAGCATTGAAGTGTAGCAAAAACCCATTCGtacaaaagttttatttatatttacccTTGTATCATCTGGCAGCTCTTGCGATGTTGCTAGGCGACGAACAGCTGCTTTGCAATTCACTTTGACGCGTGTTATCAATAAAATCTCTTGGAATGCGCTGACTTCCAACACGCTTAAATGCATGTGTCGCTGGCAGATTGAGGCGAAGGTGGCGTGTTGGTGGGCGGTTCACCAGTACAGACAGACGACTTTCTTTCAGTTAGTATTCTACGCTCGtgaaaaactcacacaactagACCAACGAAAATCGTAGAATCTTAACTCTTCTCGTCGACGACAAACGCAGTATATAACAAAACTGTTGCTCCAGCGCTTAGACATAAAGGGGGCACGACAAGGTCAATTAAGGTGGTCTCAGTGAAGGAAAGGATTTGCTCGAAAGAGAAACTGCAAATTTCCTGCGAGAATGGCACATctcataaaaagtattaaaagatCAGTGGTGCTGACTCAGAAGATAGCGAATTCGGCTGCAGCGGCGGTAGCGACGACGGGACAGCAACGTTTCAGGAGTACTAAACATGAGTAAATATATATCATATGCAtacacaaatgtacatacatcatATTTACAAATGAAAAAGCGTAcgcacacgcatatgtatgcataatcattttgtgaatttaatgattttatctTTCGATGTACGCACATATGTGAGTAGTTACctaatttactttaattttaacatGTCTTTAAAGGGACTATGatttggttgttgttggtggtggtATTGTTGGCGTCGCGTCAGCGCGCGAAATTCTGTTACGACATCCCCATTTGCGCGTAGCTCTATTGGAGAAGGAAAAGAAATTAGCTGTACACCAGAGTGGGCATAATTCAGGCGTTATACACGCCGGAATGTACTACAAACCGGGTTCCTTAAAGGCAAAACTATGTGTGGAGGGTATGCGATTGGCATACGAATTCCTGGACGAAAAAAAGGTGCCATACAAAAAAGTGGGCAAGTTAATTGTGGCCACCAATGAAGAGGAAGTGGAGCGCTTAATGATTCTGTATGAACGTGGCCAACAGAATCAGTGTCCTGACCTGAAGCTGGTCGATGCCAAGGGAATAAAAGAGATTGAGCCATATTGTCACGGCATTAAGGCTATACACAGTCCGCATACGGGAATTGTTGATTGGAGTGTTGTCACACAATACTATGCCCAAGACTTTAAACAAGCCGGCGGAATTATCCATCTCAACTACAaagtaaatatgaataaaactcgtatgtttatgaaaattaatagtATTAAAATTTATGCTAACGTTTAATAGGTATCAGACTTCTTGGAAACCACCGGCGACGATGCTGCGAAATACCCAGTGACAATATGCGGCGCACGCGACCATCAGCAAGTGCGTACGCGTTATGTGCTCACCTGTGGCGGTCTGCAATCGGACAAGTTGGCCGAACTGACAGGTTGTCCGCGAGATCCACGCATCATACCTTTCCGCGGCGAATACCTTTTGCTCTCGAAGGAGAAACAACATATGGTGCGCGGTAATATTTACCCCGTGCCTGACCCAAATCTGCCCTTCTTAGGTGTACATTTCACACCGCGCATGGACGGTTCTGTGTGGCTTGGACCGAATGCGGTGTTGGCATTCAAGCGTGAAGGCTATACGTAAGTAATATTATAACTTTTATGCAATCAATTAACGTTTTTATACTAATAAGCAAATCGGTCACTGTTTGTTTATTTCAGTTGGGTTGATGTGAATTTATTGGatttattcgatgcggtacgtCATCGCGGTTTCTTGAAAATGGCTAGTCGCCATTTGAGATTCGGTTTGAACGAAATTACTAAATCATTGTTTATAAGATCGCAAACAAAGGAGTTGCAAAAGTACATACCGGAAATTAACGAATTTGATATTAGCCAAGGCCCGGCTGGCGTGCGTGCACAAGCCATGGATAGCCGCGGTACTTTGGTGGATGATTTCGTTTTCGATAAAGGAGAGGGCGAAAGCGCTCTGGCTAAGCAAGTCATCCATTGTCGTAATGCCCCATCGCCAGGCGCCACCAGTAGCTTGGCCATTGCCAAGATGATAACCGATAAGCTTGAAAAGGAATTTGACATCAAAGGTTAACACAACCTTACCACATGCCACAAGTTGTGCATGGGGTACGATTATTTACTGGGCAACTAATCAGCATTATTACATTGGTGTTCTTTTTTttcctatatatattttttagcatttacaAATTCCTCTTTATAACTTTTCGTATGTATTTATTCAACCAAAGTAATGTACAGGGCACTTAAGTGGCTTCTTGGTACGCGCAAGAAATTATTATATGATGAAAAATGCTCAAAGAataccataaataaaaaaaatagtttcctaTAACTAACAACTAGTTTAACTctaaaatagatatttttttattaccacGATTTGTTTTCGGTTCATTTATGTTGAATATGCGTATCTCCTTCTGTAGTGGCGCTTCTGGAAATAGCAATTTCTTGCATTTTTCTGCTAACGTTTTTAGGCCATTCGCCGCATGGGTACGCATCTTGGCATCAGCATTCTCGTCAGATTCGATGACTTTAAGCACGCGATAAATAGGCAATAGCATTTCTTCGAATTCCATTAAATTATCGATTCCTTCCAAGAGTTCGCTCAACACTAACATAGCCGCACGCTTGGCAGGTAAATATTTACCAGTGCTGAGCTCACAATCGATGAGGTTGAGTAGCTAAAATGcacaaatcaatttaatttcCGATTATCACAGAAGCAAATTTGTATGACTCACCTCTTGGAAGAACTTTTGCACTTGGTAGCAAAGTATGCGTGCCAACTGTGCAAGATTTGAAAAGGCTGACATGCGGAATTCGTTTAGCGGAGTACGCGCGCCATGCATAAAGCAGTTCACCAAAGTATCTTTGTATTTATAGCAAAGCGGACCTGCAAAAGGAAATTTTTACTTATGGCAAGCAGCCAACGCGCGCGAAATGCAGAAACCTACCTAATTGCTGACCCACTTTCAGTATCGCCTCACCCACCACCAACCGGTAGTCAATGGGCGAATTGTCGCTAAGATATTCATCGGCCAAGGTCTCGAGCACTTCGGCTTCCATCACCGGCACCAAACCGCAAAACAAGCGCACACAATTCAAAAATGTGTACGATTCCCGATTTTTGAGCGTGCTCAACGCCAGCGCCATCAGCAGATGTGTATTGGCGAGCGTTACACTGTCACGCTGACGCAATAAATCCAGCAGCATCTGTATGCCGTAAACTTGTATGTGCGACTCCTGCGATTCGACGAGGACACGAGCAGTATGAAAAGCGCTCGATTGCTGTGCCGCATTCGCCTTAAATTCACCACTAAGCAAAGTGAGCAAACATTTGACACGCTCCTGTATAAGCAGGTTGGGCGTTTGCGCTCGCAGTTGTCGCAACGCAGGCACCAGGTCACGATATGTTTCGGGAATTTGCGTTTGTTCGAGTAACTCCTGAGTGAGCGTCAATAATATAAGTAAAGTTTGATCCATAGCTTCGGTTTGCTGGGCTCTTGGATTTGTCAGGTTACGCTTTGTCAAACGTTGTTGGAGCAATGTGCGTAGAAAACCTAGAAAATCGGCGGTGTTTTCGGAAATTTGCGCTTTAAGCGGTTGATGGGAAATTAGGGTATTCAATGAGAGTAGAATTTCCACCTTAACAGGGTATTTGGAGTTTAGAAATGTAATTAATTCCTCCTCAGTTTGTAGCAACTCGATTTGGGATTCATGGTGCGCGAGTTCATCATCATCTAAAATGTTGGacatttgttttaataatatcATGAATATTCTATAAGTGAGTTGGTGGTGGTCACTATTCATTAAAAGCTCTGGCAGTGCCAGCGAGGCACTAAAGTCTTGTTTGCTTTCGTTGCTGACTATTTTTACCGTGAGCTGCGTTTGTTCCTCGTTGGGATAGATGATTATGCGTGGATGCAGCTGCTGCCAATCACTATCAAATGTTTGCTTGTATAGTTTTATGATGATATCAGGCAGTTCAGTAGGCGTACGATTGTGTAGGCAACGCGTTACAATGCTCGCAAGTTGTTTCTTTTGCAAAAATCCGTCAGgcatatgatggtacatttgtAACAGCAGCGGTTGATAGGGAATCAATAGTTCACTAGGCAGGCATTCTACTGTTGAGCTGCAGAATAGCTGATATGTTGCGGCAATAAGCAGTGATAGTTCATTGTGCTCCAACACAATCACACCACTAAGCACATCCGTCGGCTGGCTTAATTTAGATAGATTACTTGCAATAATATCCCTTATCTCAGACCGATTTAACTCGCTTAGGTCATAAAGGCGCCGAAGTGACAATAGCCCAGCGCCCATACAATCAATCATGGCACTTTGGTTTAGTAAACAAGTATCAAGAAATTTGAAGACTTGTCTTATCAGATTGCTTTGTGCACGTTGCGTGTGTCCGCGAAAAGCGACAATATTGGCGATaatctcgaaaacttgtttatCGCTAAGTAAAGTTCTATTCGCATCAGCGTCACTGCAATGCGTACTCTGCGCCGTATGTAAAGTAGCTACTAACGTTGTGAATCCATCTTTAGACAGCAACTTTTGCAGCATCTCTTGATGCAGTTGCTTTTGAAAATCAGCTGGCGCGCGTGGTATACTTTTCAACAACATAATATTACGTAAATATTCCACTTTGGTCACATGTAACCAAATGTAATTCAGTTTGTTTTGCATCTCCTTGAGGGTTTGTTCTTGTAGCGCCAACTCTTGACTGATGCCTGCTAAACGTAAACTGAATATAGCGGCCATATAATCACGGATTACCAACTCCATCGCATTTGCCATGTGAAATTGCTTGATTTTCAAAATGCGTTCAAATACCTCTATGGACAAAGTGAGAGATGCGTAACTGTTGCAGCTAAGATTCGTGACGCATTCAGTTTTAAAAACTTTCGCTTCATAGAATGAAGGGTGCAATTGTTGACGCAGCGCATATACGGATAAATCTTGTACCGCTTCAATGCAGTGGCTGATATGACGCGTTGATATAAGATCTTCCTTGGCTTCGCTATTAAAGTTAACACCATTCAAAATTTGAAGCAGCATATATTGCATGTAAACAACATAAATTAGCTCCCTATCTTTGTTGGCGACACTGAAGGGATGTGGTTGCAGTTCATTTTCCAGCCATGTGGCATTAAGTATACTCACGGTTTTCTCTATTAACAAGTTTGCCTGCTCTGGCATAAACTTTTGCAGTAGTGCAATGTTTCGTTCCAAGCATTGTTTCTTATGGGTAACTTCCAATTTCACCCCATTGTCGCCTCCACCTGTTAGGGAACAAAAGTTTATAATCCTAACACAGGCACATTTATACCCACTGTATATTTACCATCATCATAAGTGAATTCCAGAGATTCTAAAGCTAAGAAATATCTTGAAATATTAACGGATTCCATTTATTCTACTTTTGTCAACAATTTCGTGTAAATAAAGGAATCAAAGTCATTTAGTACACAAAGTTTACATTAGTAACACAGGGTTGCACTGTAACGAGCCAACATCTCGATACAAAAGGGCATGCCACAAAATAGGAAATAGGATTAGGAAAATACTACTTTTCAACATGAAGCCAATTTTTGATAGTTTCCCAAatggcattgctttgctccatAGGATTTTTTACGAGAAGTAAATCTTACATAATAAAACGTATTCTATTCATCttgtaatattttagaaaatatttacaaatgttgagttttatttatgacggcggccgccgcggccgaatggttggtgcgtgactaccattcggaattcagagagagaacgtcggttcgaatctcgataaaagat from Anastrepha ludens isolate Willacy chromosome 5, idAnaLude1.1, whole genome shotgun sequence includes these protein-coding regions:
- the LOC128863023 gene encoding L-2-hydroxyglutarate dehydrogenase, mitochondrial — protein: MAHLIKSIKRSVVLTQKIANSAAAAVATTGQQRFRSTKHEDYDLVVVGGGIVGVASAREILLRHPHLRVALLEKEKKLAVHQSGHNSGVIHAGMYYKPGSLKAKLCVEGMRLAYEFLDEKKVPYKKVGKLIVATNEEEVERLMILYERGQQNQCPDLKLVDAKGIKEIEPYCHGIKAIHSPHTGIVDWSVVTQYYAQDFKQAGGIIHLNYKVSDFLETTGDDAAKYPVTICGARDHQQVRTRYVLTCGGLQSDKLAELTGCPRDPRIIPFRGEYLLLSKEKQHMVRGNIYPVPDPNLPFLGVHFTPRMDGSVWLGPNAVLAFKREGYTWVDVNLLDLFDAVRHRGFLKMASRHLRFGLNEITKSLFIRSQTKELQKYIPEINEFDISQGPAGVRAQAMDSRGTLVDDFVFDKGEGESALAKQVIHCRNAPSPGATSSLAIAKMITDKLEKEFDIKG
- the LOC128863022 gene encoding transport and Golgi organization protein 6, coding for MESVNISRYFLALESLEFTYDDGGGDNGVKLEVTHKKQCLERNIALLQKFMPEQANLLIEKTVSILNATWLENELQPHPFSVANKDRELIYVVYMQYMLLQILNGVNFNSEAKEDLISTRHISHCIEAVQDLSVYALRQQLHPSFYEAKVFKTECVTNLSCNSYASLTLSIEVFERILKIKQFHMANAMELVIRDYMAAIFSLRLAGISQELALQEQTLKEMQNKLNYIWLHVTKVEYLRNIMLLKSIPRAPADFQKQLHQEMLQKLLSKDGFTTLVATLHTAQSTHCSDADANRTLLSDKQVFEIIANIVAFRGHTQRAQSNLIRQVFKFLDTCLLNQSAMIDCMGAGLLSLRRLYDLSELNRSEIRDIIASNLSKLSQPTDVLSGVIVLEHNELSLLIAATYQLFCSSTVECLPSELLIPYQPLLLQMYHHMPDGFLQKKQLASIVTRCLHNRTPTELPDIIIKLYKQTFDSDWQQLHPRIIIYPNEEQTQLTVKIVSNESKQDFSASLALPELLMNSDHHQLTYRIFMILLKQMSNILDDDELAHHESQIELLQTEEELITFLNSKYPVKVEILLSLNTLISHQPLKAQISENTADFLGFLRTLLQQRLTKRNLTNPRAQQTEAMDQTLLILLTLTQELLEQTQIPETYRDLVPALRQLRAQTPNLLIQERVKCLLTLLSGEFKANAAQQSSAFHTARVLVESQESHIQVYGIQMLLDLLRQRDSVTLANTHLLMALALSTLKNRESYTFLNCVRLFCGLVPVMEAEVLETLADEYLSDNSPIDYRLVVGEAILKVGQQLGPLCYKYKDTLVNCFMHGARTPLNEFRMSAFSNLAQLARILCYQVQKFFQELLNLIDCELSTGKYLPAKRAAMLVLSELLEGIDNLMEFEEMLLPIYRVLKVIESDENADAKMRTHAANGLKTLAEKCKKLLFPEAPLQKEIRIFNINEPKTNRGNKKISILELN
- the LOC128863655 gene encoding uncharacterized protein LOC128863655 isoform X2, giving the protein MPAFCAVQNCGDKYGHADNISFHKFPFKRQELMQKWLDFSQRGPDWQPSKWSAICSRHFRDEDFNCSADRRILKKTAVPCVPVSKHLQGTENANIPTQHNEEISKESCLQQTKEKVPTACAKPSTETLEEGCEDFEEEDERRLRSAHLPNSPSAPKIKCRLCGSACLSVVSFSTNFEIYGMIQKCFPTLNIQKDDHLPKEMCRVCLKRLESFSRFVDKVLETQSELQRKYRTEKANNSARAVERQLKVKQEPVVRVKQEVAEGLESFLSDDLEMGVDEACDQEQETESNVEHKYDFCDFPMLNAQDIINNCDIMEIINLDDPFINIPDDDANTNCENGSHAQQDQDREHTKRRQQSDKRPLPSAHELLQTHLLSEEHNYAYTAEDLKEEWQLKNIYKTEKTEGGDYGESVEYMANVEPEDDEQAGYVGDDHQQGENDDTTDMYKNYPPTSRLETTNADTDKLSGTESTTSISPATETRSTRPIVTSVSELAEASVTLPNGAATDTVRNEKLVVTAVNDISAPTTDNAAASAVASISSSSSVANKTHAKPNIVVLNESIVKSSSVFQLHTCHCCHLKFFSVESLNQHYNVAHQSQTQVDQESQLHPEQQKLQGEHAQQQQQQMQQMHDPYNQQQQNMVTQNHYQQQQPEQLPMVSVPAEYLWKPYGAGNDVSSEALNYNCKLEKEFSLPTVQADRTQKAEDCLTYQQPNVFGQLLGFANPNPTKNTFITPNFAGKDASSIGAPNVVRILEMKRTFLRQHEPYNSIDNVSSDYGKIPTNSNDPTKSGNFSATNVHRTENQLKTPAPATPPPPQKRRKHSIKINSSVIARLSALERKVSAAAAPDSIVAEYRHLRRRYMMLQRKYKCLSVQVHGKHYRAATKANAASSPINSIVPTKKQTAKKVKFCFRCRICLAQFKSIYHLLRHRHARKHWPPKLAPKHFAATCCGCEKFFRHKIALHNHMRYICQALPLCWFKLQMRTFKCRCCRRSTFNHWRLYRRHEVRCKLARQRKKQAGPIHQSPANRKQRGRRARTLPPNISNTGRTSRTVPPPLPAKCKQQTSSPREYICPICAKVFASANSLNQHSITHTDQRRHQCRLCARAFKRRNGLTQHVRGFHLQLKPHTCTVCQRSYALKSDMLRCRHAAVKRANSGIAQKKNQSANSAKGRK
- the LOC128863655 gene encoding uncharacterized protein LOC128863655 isoform X1, encoding MPAFCAVQNCGDKYGHADNISFHKFPFKRQELMQKWLDFSQRGPDWQPSKWSAICSRHFRDEDFNCSADRRILKKTAVPCVPVSKHLQGTENANIPTQHNEEISKESCLQQTKEKVPTACAKPSTETLEEGCEDFEEEDERRLRSAHLPNSPSAPKIKCRLCGSACLSVVSFSTNFEIYGMIQKCFPTLNIQKDDHLPKEMCRVCLKRLESFSRFVDKVLETQSELQRKYRTEKANNSARAVERQLKVKQEPVVRVKQEVAEGLESFLSDDLEMGVDEACDQEQETESNVEHKYDFCDFPMLNAQDIINNCDIMEIINLDDPFINIPDDDANTNCENGSHAQQDQDREHTKRRQQSDKRPLPSAHELLQTHLLSEEHNYAYTAEDLKEEWQLKNIYKTEKTEGGDYGESVEYMANVEPEDDEQAGYVGDDHQQGENDDTTDMYKENYPPTSRLETTNADTDKLSGTESTTSISPATETRSTRPIVTSVSELAEASVTLPNGAATDTVRNEKLVVTAVNDISAPTTDNAAASAVASISSSSSVANKTHAKPNIVVLNESIVKSSSVFQLHTCHCCHLKFFSVESLNQHYNVAHQSQTQVDQESQLHPEQQKLQGEHAQQQQQQMQQMHDPYNQQQQNMVTQNHYQQQQPEQLPMVSVPAEYLWKPYGAGNDVSSEALNYNCKLEKEFSLPTVQADRTQKAEDCLTYQQPNVFGQLLGFANPNPTKNTFITPNFAGKDASSIGAPNVVRILEMKRTFLRQHEPYNSIDNVSSDYGKIPTNSNDPTKSGNFSATNVHRTENQLKTPAPATPPPPQKRRKHSIKINSSVIARLSALERKVSAAAAPDSIVAEYRHLRRRYMMLQRKYKCLSVQVHGKHYRAATKANAASSPINSIVPTKKQTAKKVKFCFRCRICLAQFKSIYHLLRHRHARKHWPPKLAPKHFAATCCGCEKFFRHKIALHNHMRYICQALPLCWFKLQMRTFKCRCCRRSTFNHWRLYRRHEVRCKLARQRKKQAGPIHQSPANRKQRGRRARTLPPNISNTGRTSRTVPPPLPAKCKQQTSSPREYICPICAKVFASANSLNQHSITHTDQRRHQCRLCARAFKRRNGLTQHVRGFHLQLKPHTCTVCQRSYALKSDMLRCRHAAVKRANSGIAQKKNQSANSAKGRK